The proteins below come from a single Manduca sexta isolate Smith_Timp_Sample1 chromosome 3, JHU_Msex_v1.0, whole genome shotgun sequence genomic window:
- the LOC115449645 gene encoding uncharacterized protein LOC115449645 produces the protein MPMPLFNKNLDIKLLKLVKEYPILYNATHSSYLNFDAREVVWQKIGDILNRPALACKSRWVNMRDMMRRKLRTRQMKPGSIKRQYKYKYEEEMAFMIPFFKEVGSEQAPPAPEYSEFYQEDGECEVEMPSEVFVDSNVEFEETKPLTFKKRQEEPSREFNDSVYQEPNPTDPLDVFLLTIGTTLRKFSPLYLNQAKSKIFQVVQDYELQQLQNSGNADTSNTNR, from the exons ATGCCGATGCCGCTCTTCAACAAAAACTTAGATATTAAACTGCTGAAATTAGTCAAAGAATACCCGATATTGTACAATGCGACGCAttctagttatttaaatttcgacGCGAGGGAAGTGGTGTGGCAGAAGATCGGCGATATACTCAACAGGCCgg CTCTCGCGTGCAAGTCAAGATGGGTGAACATGAGAGACATGATGCGTCGGAAGCTGCGAACGCGACAGATGAAGCCGGGCAGCATCAAGCGCCAGTACAAGTACAAATACGAGGAGGAGATGGCGTTCATGATACCGTTTTTCAAAGAAGTGGGGTCCGAACAAGCGCCTCCTGCGCCAGAGTACTCTGAATTCTACCAAGAAGATGGCGAGTGTGAGGTCGAGATGCCTTCAGAGGTCTTCGTCGACTCCAACGTGGAATTTGAAGAGACTAAACCTTTAACCTTCAAAAAACGGCAAGAGGAACCGAGCAGAGAGTTTAACGATAGTGTGTACCAGGAGCCGAATCCTACAGACCCTCTGGACGTCTTCCTCTTAACTATAGGCACCACCTTGAGGAAATTCAGCCCACTATACCTGAACCAGGCGAAGAGCAAGATATTCCAGGTGGTGCAGGATTACGAGCTACAGCAACTACAGAATTCTGGAAATGCGGATACCAGTAATACTAATAGATAG